The DNA segment AAGCCTCTTCTAGCTCTTAGGTGAATCGGCATTTTTGTTACATCTTCTTGACCCATCCGAACTTTACCACGTGTAGCTGCAATTAAGCCTACAATCATATAGAATGATGTTGTCTTTCCAGCTCCATTTGGACCCAAAAGACCAACTATTTCACCAGTTGAAACTTTCATAGAGACATTATTTACAACCCAGCGTGAACCGTATTTTTTGCCTAACCTCTTAGCTTCTAATGTATATTTTTCCATTTTACCTACATTTTTATCATTTAAATATTAGAGTTATAAGTATTTAAACCTATAACACTTCCTCTTTGAGAATCTTTTTGATAATCACTAATAGGTGTAAGACCTGTATTAACTCTAGTTTGATTCTGAACTCCATCTAAGATTATCGTTGATCTTCTATTTTCACTCCCTGGGATTGATATTAAATCATGAGCGATATCAAAAATAACTTTCTCGCCTTTATATACATTATCATTTTGAAAAGCTATAGCTTTTTTATAAAGCTCTAAATGCTTATCATAAACATCATAAACAATTTTTATAGAACTTCCTTGAATGGGCCCTCTAGTTACTGTTTTCAGGTTAGTATAATTAGGGTTCGAATTGGTCGGAAATGTATAAAATTGTGATTTCTCATCACCTTCTGAAAGCATTATAAAAGTCTTGACCTTTCTATCTTTGTCTAACTTTATAATCAGCTTTTGTCCGGATATAAAATTACATTCTCTTTCCTGAGAACATAATAACTTTGCTTGCTCTAACCACTTTTGTTGTAATTGTTTAAATGGCAAACTATTATCTCTTATAAAATAATTTATGCTTTTTTTAAAGCTACTAGGCTGATGGCACAAAATATGCTTATTATGAATTTGCATTACGAAAACATTACCTAAATAAGTTAGTATGCCTTGGTTATCATCATAAACAGCATTATCTGCACAAATAGTTACTGGACCATACTCTTTCAAATTATTATCATCAGAGTTATTCTCTTTTTCTTCATCAGTTACATTATCATCCTGTAATGAAGAATTATATATAGGAGAGCTATAGTCAACTTTATTTCCTTCAACATTTGAAAAAGCATTTGAAACAAATAAAAGTGAAATTACAATCAATAATCTAGCTCGTTGCATAATAACTTCTCACATTTTGATTCAATCTTATAATTTTAGTTTCAGAGTTGCCCAATACACCTGTTCCCGTAGTGTTATTGCTAGTTTTAGGATCATATATTTTAGTAAATCTACTGCTATAAAAATCTTTAGAGCCAGAGTTATAATACATTTCTGAAGTTTTTATGTAAATTTTATCTGTAGATGAACCACTTTGCGAAGTTCTTTTATTCTTGCCAGAAGATTTTTTCGTAAACATAATAGCATTTACACCATTATATAAATGAGTTAAGCTTTGACCTGTAAACCGCCGTATGTAACCATGTTTTGATTGAACTTGCCACTCAAGCTCTCCAGAGATTTTATCGTAGCTCTTTTCAGTAATATCTGTCATGTACAAATCTTGATTAAGATAGCGTTGTAATTCTTTTGCAAAAAAGCTCATTGCAAGGTTGCCATTTTCATCATACTTGTTGTAATTAAAATCAAACGCTCTTAATTCAATACGATTTTTTTGCGGTAGATTTTTGAGTGGCTTACCACCATCAAGAGCATTATAGCTTATATACAACATTGATAGGATAATTACTATTATAGAGATTACATTAGCAGACAAGGAATATTTTGTAAAAAACTTCATTGTTTATTTATTTCACTCCACCACTTTGGATATAATCGCTAACAACCTTGTCATACAGATGTAGCTGTTTCATAATATATTCACAAAACTCTCTTACTGCTCCAGCGCCACCATTAGCTTGGCAAATATAATCTGCATAGTCTTTGACAACAGTTATAGCATCTGCTGGGGTTGCTGAAATAGCTACTTTATTAATCAAAACCAAATCTGGTAGATCATCACCCATATATGCTATATTATCATCATTTAGATTATATTTTGACTTGAGGAATTCATAAGCTTTTAATTTATTTTTTTGTCCTTGCAAAATATCTTCAGGATCTAATCCTAAGCTTTTAAACCTATCAGCGACTATTTTTGATTCTTTACCTGTGATAATAGCAACCTTAATTCCTAGCTTCTGCACAAGGACAATTCCTAAACCATCTTTAACATCAAAATTCTTAAGCTCATCATTATTATTAGTTATTATTATTTTGCCATCTGTTAATACGCCATCTACATCGAGTATCAACAATTTAATATTTCTTGAATGATTTATTTTCATTACTAAGTTTAAAAAGAATTATTAACTTCAATAAAAAATTTTATCACAAATGATAAAAAGACTAAAATTTATATTAAAAACAAAAAGACAAACTATTTATAGTTTTTTACAGACTTTTCTATTTCTTTTCTTGCAAAGACTGCATTATCCCAGCCTTCTACTTTAACCCATTTATCTGAATCTAAGTCTTTGTAATGTGTAAAGAAATGTTCAATTTTTTGCTTTAAAGATATCGGTAAATCATCAACATCGTTAATGTGATCATATTCTTTAGTTAACTTAGAGCTTGGTACAGCGATAACTTTAGCATCAACACCACCATCATCTTCCATTTTAAACACACCAACCGCTCTACAGTTTATTACACAACCAGCTGCTAAAGGATATGGTGCTAAAACCAACACATCAATAGGATCTCCATCATCATAAAGAGTATTTGGTACAAAACCATAATTACAAGGATATCTCATAGTAGATGACATAAATCTATCAACAACAATCATGTTGCTATCTTTATCAAACTCATATTTTATAGGGTCACTATCTTGAGGTATCTCTATTACAACATTAAAATCATTAGGAATATCTTTTCCACAAGGTATATTTTTTAGCATCGTAATTTCTCCTATATCTTTACTAAGTATATAACATCTAATATTTTAACAAAGAGTCTATCACAAAAACCTTTGTATTTATAACACATAAATATTAAAATACCTAAAGTTGTGAGTATAAAATCTTATATACTTTGATATAATTGATAAAGAGGGAAAGTATGAAGTTAACAAAAATAGCTTTATTGACAGCTAGCTTAACAGCAAGTGCGGTTTTTGCCGCACCTAATATATCTGCTGGTTCTGATCCTTATTTTAATGGTGGTAATGGACTAGCACATAAAGATATTATTGTAAGACCTGCAAATATTGAACTTGATGCTCCAGCATGGGTAGCAATGAATTATCGCACTGGTGATATCGTTAGTGAAAAAAATATGGATCTTAGAATAGCTCCTGCAAGCTTAACTAAAATCATGACTTCTTATATAGTTGCTAGTGAAATAAAAGCTGGCAATCTAAGCTGGGATACAATGGTCCCAATTAGTGAAAGTGCTGCTTCTACAGGTGGCTCAAAGATGTATGTTAAAGCTGGCGCTAGAGTCTCTGTAAAAAATCTCGTAACTGGTATGGATGTGGTTTCTGGTAATGATGCTACTATTGCTCTTGCAGAGTATATCGGTGGTACTACAGTAGCATTTACTGACTTGATGAATCAAACAGCAAAAACTATTGGTATGAATAACACGCATTTTGCTAATCCAGATGGACTTCCAGGTGGCGAGCAATATACTACTGCTTACGATATGGCATTACTTGCAAGATCATATATATACAATTTCCCAGAAGCATATAAAGTGTATTATGATAAAGGTCTAGTTTGGAATGCCACAAAACAAGATTCAGTAAGTATCTCCGATCGTAAACAATGTTTACCTAAATTTGATCGTTCTAGCGGAAATGTTATAGAAAGCTATACATCTAAAGATCTTGATGACCAGGCTAAAGATAAATGTAGTAAGCTTTTCCCTAAAGGCGATAATTTCGTATTACAAAACAATAGAAATAGATTGCTATTTACATTTGATGGTGCTGATGGTATGAAGACGGGCCATACTGATGCTGCTGGGTATTGTCTAGTTTCATCTGCTAAACAAGATGGTGAAAGATTTATTTCTGTAGTTCTCGGCACTACTAGTTCTGCTAAGAGAGATTCAGAGTCAGCTAAATTACTAAGATATGCGCTAAGCAAATATGAAAATGTACTTTTATACAAAGCAAATTCACCAGTTACAATTAGTGCTGATAGCATTACAAATGCAAAAGCTGGGCAAAAGATAACTATAGCTTCAGTTCAAAACATTTATAAAACCGTGCCTAAAACTTATGTGCCTTACCTAAAACAAGGTATAGAATTTAACCCAGGTTTGAAAGCTCCTATTAAAATAGGTCAAGCTGTAGGTAATTTAGTGGTTATACTAGGTGATACTAAAGAGAAAATTGCTAGCGTTCCTGTAGTAGCTATGAATGATATTTCACAAAAGGGTTGGTGGTAATAACAATAAAATTTATAGTTAAGGATTTATAAATGTCTGAAAATAATAACCAGAATCAATCAGAAACTTTTTTTGAGTTCCCTTGCCAGTTTCCAATAAAAATAATGGCAAATCCTCACAAAGAGACTGTTGAATTTATTCTAAGTGTTTTTGAGAAGTATGTACTAAATCATAACAAGATAGATTTTAATACTAAAGAAAGTAAAACTGGTAAATATATTTCCATAACTGCGATTTTTACTGCAGATAGTAAAGAACAGCTAGATAATATTTACAAAGAGATTTCTACACATCCAGAAGTTCATATGATTTTATAATATTTTTTGTTATGAATAATATTTATCAGAAAGATTTAGGTTTGCAACAATACTCCAGAGTATTTGAAGATATGCTAGAGTTCACTTCTACACGAACCACTGAAACTAAAGATGAGATATGGTTAGTTGAACATCCTGCTGTTTTTACTCAAGGTAAACATGGTAAGCCAGAACATATTTTAAATTCACATAATATCCCAATAATTGCAACAGATCGTGGTGGTCAGGTTACTTATCATGGTCCAGGTCAAGCAGTGATATATTTTCTTCTTGATATCAAGAAAAATAAACTTGGTGCTAAAAAATTAGTAACTGTCGTTGAACAAGCTTGTATCAGTATGCTTGATAAATATTATAACCTAAAAGCTCATATTATTGATGGTGCGCATGGTATATACATCAATAATCAAAAAATTGCTTCTCTAGGTTTAAGAATCAAACAAGGTAAAAGCTATCATGGTATTGCTATAAATACTAATATGGACCTTACACCATTTAACTACATCAATCCATGTGGTTATAGTGGTCTAAAAATGTGTCAGATAGCTGACTTTTGTCAAGAGGTTGATGTAAAGAAAGTGCAAAAACAATACACAGCTGAGTTTCTTAAATTAATATAATCACAAATCTAGTTATTTATTTGCATAGATCACAATAACGCATTATAAATTTAAATTATTTTATTAATGTACTCTTCCCCATATGAATCAACCTAACTTACCCATTATAGCTTTTTGCAATATATTTTTCCTGTTGCTTAGCTACTGTTACTAAACCTTATAGAGGATTTATTTTAAAATTATCGATGAGTTAGGTCATCTAAAGCTGCTATCTTACTTTTTTCGATTTGACTACTCATCCAACTTTTAGCTCATTGGTAACTATTTTTCCAGTAGTTAAAAAACTATTTAAAATATTAGTTACAAGTTCTTTAAGATGAATATTTATTTTTTTGTTTTTAATGAATTATAAGCATGATCATATAGCTCTTTTGGAAGTGCTAAAAGAATGTTTTCACCTCATTCGATTAAATTAATAGAAATATCATCTATTGAAAAGTTATGATAAGTTTTTAAAATATGCATGTAAAAGGTCTAATAGGGCTTCCATGATTTCAACACCAGTTGCTTATGCTCACAATAATAAAGCTTAAATGATATTTTTTCTCTTCATAAGTTGAGCTACTTCTGCTAACTCAAATTGAGTAAGAATATGTAATTTAATCTTCTGAGCATCGTAGACATTTTTTAGAGAAAAAGTATACTTTAGCCAATCATCATTACCCAAATAATTATACTGTATTCCAGTTGCGAGAATTTAAATCGTATGAATATAAATTATTTGCTGCAGTCTTAATTAGTAGCTGGCTAGGTAAAATACTTACAACTTCTTTGCATCTTAAATGCAATATTTTTCTGGGCAAATACTATTATTATTTTTATATCTCCTATCCACTACACTTACCGATTACACATCATATAACAAGATCTAAAGCTATAGATAAATAAGAAGAATATTTAAAATAGAAAAATTTTTAAAAATTACAGATATAGAACTCTATAAGAATGTTTTCAAAAATGCTGATCTAGAAGGATGCTTAAGTTTTCTAAGAGCCTTAGCCTCAATTTGTCTAATACGCTCTCTAGTAACATTAAACTGCTTACCTACCTCTTCTAAAGTATGATCTGTATTCATACCAATACCAAAACGCATCATCAGAACTTTAGCTTCTCTTTCAGTTAGGCCAGTTTCAATAAGCTCTTTTATTGCTTCTCGTAAGTTTTCTAAATTAGCTGCTTCTATAGGAGAATAGTTATTTTTATCCTCGATAAAATCACCTACAGTAGAATCTTCATCATCACCGATTGGACTTTCCATTGAAATTGGTGTATGTGAAATATTGAGAATCTTTTTAAGCTTCTCTTTAGTCATATTAGGAGTATATTCAATAATCTCCTCTTCTGTAGCTTCACGCCCCTTTTCTTGTAGAATCTGGCGTTTAATTCTATTTACCTTGTTGATTGTCTCAATCATATGTACTGGTACGCGAATAGTTCTAGCTTGATCTGCAATCGAACGAGTAATTGCCTGACGTATCCACCAAGTAGCATATGTCGAAAACTTAAACCCTTTGCGATAATCAAACTTATCTACAGCTTTCATTAAACCAATATTTCCCTCTTGGATAATATCTAAGAAATGCAAGCCTCTATTAGTATACTTTTTAGCTTCAGAAACAACTAATCTTAAGTTTGCTTCTATCATTTCTTTTTTAGCTTGAGTAATCTTAGCTTCACTTCTTGAAATCTCAAGATTTACCTGCTTAAGCTCTTCAATATCCATCATCATTAAAGTTTGGAATTGATTAATTTGCTTAGTGAGGTTATTTATTTCTCTGATAGTGTTTTCAGTAAATTTATACTTTTTAGTTAATGGCTCTAGCCATTCTATAGAACCAACTTTATAAACCTTAATAAACTCTTGGCGTGGTGTTTTTGATCTTTCAACACATAGTCTTAAAATTTTTCTTTCGAACTCTTTAACTCTAGCATAAGGAAGCCTAATATAGTCAACTAGCTTTTGTAAATGTGATGTTGATAACCTTAAATTATCAAATTCCTTAACTATTTTACTATAAAGTTTTTTATTAGGCTTGTATTGATATTCTTCAAACATTTTCTCTAAGTTTGTAAAGAATTCATAAGCTCTTTGAGTATCAATTTTTTCCTCATGATCATCTTCAGCAACTTTTTCTTCAGTTATATGTTCATCACTAAAGCCAACCATAATCTCGTTAAAGCGAATATATCTAGCCACAGGCTCATCTTCAATATCTTGAGAACTCATATAATCCATAGCTTTTTCTTCTAGCTCACGGAAACGTTCAATATAAGTTTTAATTACTATCGGATAACTTAAAATTGTACTAAAAACTTCTGTAGTACCTTCTTCGATCCTAATAGCAATATCTGTCTCACCTTTTTTATCTAAAAGATCAACAATACCCATTTCACGCATATACATGCGAATAGGATCTGAAGTCTTACCTTTTAGATCATCAAGATTAGCTTCGCTAACTTTTCTTTCATCATCTTCTTCTAGCTGGGGAGTTCTATCATAGACATCAATACCCGCATCAATAAGGATAGCTTCAATTTCTTCATATATTTTAGGATCTTCTGAAACATCACCTGGCAGAGCATCTAAAATATCGGCTCTAGTTAAATATCCTCTTTCCTTACCATCAATTATTAAGTCTTTTAAATCAGAGAGTAAATCTTCTTTTGTCATCTAGTACTCCAATAGAATTTTATTTTATATTATTGTTACCTAATTTTGATACTAAATACTTGCGCTCCATTTCCTGAACATCTGTCATAAAAGGTAATGAGCCTAAGTATTTTAATCTTTTTTTTACACTAGAGTTTTCTACTCTTTTTAGCATATCGAGAATTTGTAATTGATACTTATCTTCAGCATATTTTTTTTGAGTATTTTGTATACCGTAACTTAACAACTCAAAAAAATAATCTCTATAGTCAGGATAGTCCTCTGTCAATAGCTGTATAAGTATAACAGCTTCAATTTGATTAGATGAGTCTTCTTTTAAAATTTTTAAGCTTTTTGCTAAGATATCAAGATTTTTTGAAGTAGCAAATATTTCAAAATCATTTGTATGTTGTAAAAGGCGAAAATCTGCAAGATTGACAAATAATTCTGCAAGAACAATCTCTTCAAGCAAGAGATTCTTCGCTAGTATCTTTTGCTGAATATTTTGCTGCTCAGTTACATTGAATAAAGTTTGTTTACGCATCTTAAGCAAATTCTTAAGTTGCTCAACTTTTATACCAATCTTATCAGCTATAGTAGTAGTAATACTTTCTGAATAAATATTATCTGATACATCTAATAAAAAACTTTTTAAATTCTCCAAAACTTCTGCTTTTGATTCTGCTTTAGTTAAATCCTTGCCTTGAACAAGTGTGTCAATTATAAACTCCGCTACAGCCAGAGAATTATCCAAAGCGGCATAAAAACCTTCTAGACCATATTGCTTAATATAATCATCTGGATCATTACCATTTGGTAGAGTTAGAATCTTTAATTTTTTATTACCATCCAATATTGGTAATAGAATTTTTATAGTTCTAAGCGCTGCCTTTTGCCCTGCCTCATCACCATCGAAACACAAAATTACTGAATTAGTTTCACGAAATAAAATCTTGGCATGATTTGGTGAAAATGCTGTACCTAATGTAGCTACAGCAGCATAAAAACCATACTGTGCTAAACCAACCACATCCATATAACCTTCAACTACTACAAGGCTCTGATTTATCAAATCTGGATATTGTTTTTTTCTTTCACGGTATTCATAGAGTCCATATAAAATATTATTTTTTTGAAAAACTAAAGCTTCCGGAGAGTTTATATATTTAACTGCTTGAGAATTATCTATTACTCTACCACCATAAGCAATTACATTGCCTTGAATATTGCGAATAGGAAACATAATACGACCACGAAAACGATCATATAAATTTCCCTTATCATTTTTTATTGCAAGTCCAGTATCAACTAATATCTCTTCTGGAATATTTACTGATTTAGCTAGTTCAGTAATATTATTCCAGCTCTCAGATGAATACCCTACACCAAAGAATTTAGCTAGATCACTATCTATACCTCTTTTTTTAAGATAGTTTATAGCTTTATCTTTAGTTACAGAGTTACCCAAATTCCAACGGTAATACTTTTGTACAACCGCTAAAAAGCTAATACATTTGTTATAAAACTGTTCTTTTTGGATATCTTCTTTAGAATAATTTTCATATTCAACTGGTTTACCAACAATTTCAGCAAGATTTTTTACAGCCTCAATAAACTCAAGGTTATTAATCTTTTTAATAAAAGTTAGCGCATCTCCAGATACATGACAGCCAAAGCAGTAATAAAATTTTTTTTCTGGATTAACAAAAAATGATGGTGTTTTTTCATTGTGAAAAGGACAACAGCCCTTGTAGTTTTTGCCTGTTTTTTTCAAGTTGACATATCTTGAAACAACATCAACTATATCAGCTGTAGCTACAAGCTCTTTTATAAAAGTATTTGAGACTTTTTTCGCCATACTTGATTAAAGCTTTGACCTTAAGCTAGGTTAGATTTCACAATAACACTTACTTTGCTCATATCTGTCCTCCCAGCAAGTTCTTTTTTTACACTTGCCATGATTTTACCCATTTCTTTAATCGATGTGGCACCAACAGATTCTATAGCCTTCTGAACTATCGCAACAACCTCTTCATCACTTAGTTGCTTTGGCATGTATTGAGTTAGTATTTCAATTTCTCTTTTCTCACCTTCAGCAAGCTCAGCTCTATCTGCCTTGATATATTGAGCATACGAATCTTGTCTTTGCTTGATCATTTTTGTAATTACAGTTATTACAACTTCATCAGTGATCTCTACTTTATTATCAATCTGCCTTTGCTTAATGGCAGATATAGCCATACGGATTGTTGTTAATCTATTTTTATCTTTATTTTTAATAGACTCTTTCATATCAAGAGTCAACTGATTAAAAATTTGTGACATTTTAAAAAAGAATTCCTAGTGAAAGGGAGAGTTAAAACTCTCAACGGTGAATTAAATTTAGCTACCTTTTAACCATTATATTGCTCTTATAACCTCTTTTAACAGCGGCAGCTTTTTTTCTTTTGCGTGCCCAAGTTGGCTTTTCAAAGTATTCTCTACGACGTAGTTCAGATACTATCCCAGCCTTTTCACAAGATCTTTTAAACCTTCTAAGAGCGACATCAAAAGCTTCTCTTTCTTTAACTCTAACGCTTGGCAACCATCTCACCTCACTTAAATGCCAGTTCATTACGTTTAACAAAAGGATTAATTGTCCCTATCAATTTATTGTGATGGTCGTAGTTATATCATATATAATATCCAAATGCAAGCCCACTCATTTAGTTTGACTTAATCTATAAACAACTACCATCTTAAGATTAGATAATATATTATAACTCGCTGTATTTATAAGAGATAAAATGCTATTATCTCAACTTAAGATTCTTTAGAAATTTATATGGTTTAAAGTTTTGATAAAAAAAACTAATCTTTTTACAACGTTATCTATATTAGTTATAAGTATAACTAATACTCAAGCATCTACACATAGTGAAATTCAATATCTTGTAAAAAAATATAACCTTTCTGATGCAAAGATTGCTATAGCAACTCAAATGACTATGAACGGTAATAAATTATATTCATATGCCCAAAATAGAGTAATGAAACCAGCAAGTAATAATAAAGTTTTTACAATAGTTGCCGCACTTTTTGCAATACCTAATGATTTTAGATTTATAACATCAATAATGTATCCTTCAGATAGAGTAAAAGATCATACTTTATATGGAGATATGTATATAAAATTTACTGGTAATCCAGCCCTAACTGGTAATCAGTTAGCTGCACTGATTAAAAAAATAAAAACTGAAAAAGGCATATATAAAATAACTGGTGATGTTTATCTTGTTGGAGTTTTTTCTGGGCCATACATCCCAGATGGTTGGTCAAAAGAAGATCGTACATTCTGCTATGGTGCTCCAGCATCAAGCTTCACATTTAACAGAAATTGTACAGTCATCAAACTAGTTAAAAATGCTAACGGTTTACCAACACGAGTTGTTAAATTAAGTAATGCTAGTAATATAACTATAAAAAATACTGCAAAATATACTAGTGCCTCAAGTGCAACTACAATAGCTATGAATGATGACAATGTTTTATATATTGGCGGATACTTATCAAGAGCTGCTGAGAAAATGTTTAGACTAGCAATTAGAAATCCAGCACTTAAAACACTAGATACTATAAATGACTTTTTAAATTCTAACGATATTAAACATGGTAATGTTATCATAGCTGGTACTATTCCTACTGGTTATACTGAACAAATTACGACAAGATCTGTAACTATTGGACACTTTATCGATCAAACGCTCAAATACTCTG comes from the Francisella persica ATCC VR-331 genome and includes:
- the dacB gene encoding D-alanyl-D-alanine carboxypeptidase/D-alanyl-D-alanine endopeptidase, translated to MIKKTNLFTTLSILVISITNTQASTHSEIQYLVKKYNLSDAKIAIATQMTMNGNKLYSYAQNRVMKPASNNKVFTIVAALFAIPNDFRFITSIMYPSDRVKDHTLYGDMYIKFTGNPALTGNQLAALIKKIKTEKGIYKITGDVYLVGVFSGPYIPDGWSKEDRTFCYGAPASSFTFNRNCTVIKLVKNANGLPTRVVKLSNASNITIKNTAKYTSASSATTIAMNDDNVLYIGGYLSRAAEKMFRLAIRNPALKTLDTINDFLNSNDIKHGNVIIAGTIPTGYTEQITTRSVTIGHFIDQTLKYSDNLYAETILNTIGLKEKGIGSTKAGTQAVQSILYSKLGLDTSVLTIHDGSGLSHLDRVTPEFMVNFLTKAYNSQIGKEFYNYLPASGMSGTISYRMGGKLLGRVHAKTGTLSGVSTLSGYVLTAKNHHISFSIMLNDLKPSDRYNARRFQDKVVDTFYRNL